A single genomic interval of Camelina sativa cultivar DH55 chromosome 11, Cs, whole genome shotgun sequence harbors:
- the LOC104721120 gene encoding transcription factor BEE 2 isoform X4, with protein sequence MDLSVLDRLKWLQQQQLVSPEFLQIIGSDGREELKRVESYLGNNNDELQSFRHFPEFGPDYDTIDGCISRTSSFHMEPVKNNEDNRAIALQNKRKPEGKAEKREKKKIKAEVETESSMKGKSNMSNTETSSEIQKPDYIHVRARRGEATDRHSLAERARREKISKKMKCLQDIVPGCNKVTGKAGMLDEIINYVQSLQQQVEFLSMKLSVINPELESHIDELSAKQAYFTGLPEAVSKQSMMADFRSFPLHQQGSLDYAVINANQTTSLGAKDQTSSSWETNSQCLYSSFRTDSVSNFFSLK encoded by the exons ATGGACTTGTCTGTACTTGATAGGCTTAAATGGCTACAACAGCAACAATTGGTTTCACCTGAGTTTCTTCAGATAATTGGCTCAGATGGGAGAGAAGAGCTCAAGAGAGTTGAGAGTTATTTGGGAAACAACAATGATGAGTTGCAGAGTTTCAGACATTTTCCAGAATTCGGACCAGATTATGATACTATTGATGGCTGCATTTCCAGGACAAGCAGCTTCCATATGGAACCAGTGAAGAACAATGAAGATAACAGAGCCATTGCCTTGCAGAACAAGAGAAAACCAGAG GGTAaggcagagaagagagagaagaagaagatcaaagcaGAGGTTGAAACAGAGTCAAGCATGAAAGGAAAATCAAACATGAGCAACACAGAGACATCTTCAGAGATCCAGAAACCAGATTACATCCATGTGAGAGCTAGACGAGGTGAAGCCACAGACAGACATAGCTTAGCGGAAAGG GCAAGGAGAGAAAAGATAAGCAAGAAGATGAAATGTCTTCAAGATATTGTTCCTGGATGCAACAAAGTTACTGGAAAAGCCGGTATGCTTGATGAGATCATCAACTATGTCCAATCTCTACAACAGCAAGTCGAGTTCCTGTCGATGAAACTCTCTGTCATTAACCCAGAACTTGAGTCTCATATCGATGAATTATCCGCAAAACAG GCTTACTTCACAGGACTTCCAGAAGCTGTTTCGAAGCAGTCAATGATGGCGGATTTTAGATCTTTTCCTTTACATCAGCAAGGATCTCTGGATTACGCAGTCATAAACGCAAACCAAACCACATCTCTCGGCGCT AAAGATCAGACATCTTCAAGCTGGGAAACTAACTCACAATGTCTTTACAGCAGCTTCAGAACCGATTCCGTTTCCAATTTCTTCAGCCTCAAGTAA
- the LOC104721124 gene encoding auxilin-like protein 1 — MENLTHPRNPNKSSSSSLPKKKPYNGLTPGGGFTYTNSSGNTTTSTYDDVFGGPPRFGAPTLSPRLEDYCEIFSGSSRAAVSSIPVLDLPLVDGRDVYFDVRTQGFDYREVFGFNDLDLAPSYEDLFYQQRSTTVVGLCYSSDDAWTPEEVESCSGGTEHSGKSPCFSNGRDSYDSVDGSTEFNMSYNKASGGGDTNMSSGGGVIRVAGYTAAVDEMICAGGTTKETGPSSLGSRGTTSRFAFEDKYYTCEPFVTVSEIGLKTHPTGIPPPSRPPPVLKSGFRSSASNSGTTGSEGSADSSCSPPFFDVEVDASSAAVREAMVKAEAKLKNSKELFERKRDGARTTTKNRLTEESKPGHTAGLRDKRGSKSLSSQGSADSDEWKEANQFVELVRTELPRNADENSGGKDVCIPLNAEFFDQELTWAANGKLPKHPGTRKVASRLKRHEKKLAEKAPEEPKNEKSGHVELQFEMGNNLSDHGGIVKHRNLLRPEENKLFTEKPAKQKKELHCVEKTKRIQNQQSDRKPHQKAAEKNQECVFEWEQNARKLREALGNESMLEVSLESNGNGKKLGMRGESETKLNEALKRVEEETRVKEARVREENERREREAFEKAENEKSRKAALEQEEREKKIKVAREKEENERRVAEAREKAEQERKMKEQQELELRLKEAFEREEKNRRMREANEKAESERKMKVAFEQEKERRIKEAREKEENERRIKEALEEAERRLKETLEQEEKERQIKEFQEREENERSAKEALEQAETERRLKEALEKKEKERRVKEAREKEENEKRLKEAMELEEKEKRLIEAFERAEIERRLKEDLEQEEMRIKLQVAKDNEERERTHRENQEHQENERDSGEESDEKERDACEIEKTCETITEDHGEQASNESLSDSLEEDESIDNEEPVTNQKEEEEGPSQRESMSEDSCPWKVFEKNLKDASQKEGTNELDAESRLFERNEEAPQLSENGGYKQQNGESGEKCNSENIKGGKHKQKSKMSDTSKDASVLKRDNGSKTEVEERSEDVVDEDENVRKAAGAGRDQRHPEGSKCAPKTSTGFRNHENKFTHETQAGLNQDAKLERPLPFRVQREKEVERLKRERDFEMERLRKIEEEREREREREKDRMAFDQRALADARERLEKACAEAREKSLPDKLSIEARLRAERAAVERATAEARERAAEKAAFEARERMERSVSDKQFQSSGFFGERMERSVSDKQFQNSVSFGASRYQNSPGTDGESPQRYTSRLERHRRTADRVAKALAEKNMRDLVAQREQAERIRVAETLDAEVKRWSSGKEGNIRALLSTLQYILGPESGWQPIPLTEVITSAAVKRAYRKATLCVHPDKLQQRGANVHQKYICEKVFDLLKEAWNRFNSEER, encoded by the exons ATGGAAAATCTCACTCATCCTCGTAATCCAaacaagtcttcttcttcttcactccctAAGAAGAAACCTTACAATGGCCTCACCCCCGGCGGAGGTTTTACCTACACCAACTCCTCCGGCAACACCACCACCTCTACATACGACGACGTTTTCGGTGGTCCGCCTAGGTTCGGTGCTCCCACTTTATCTCCTCGTCTTGAAGACTACTGCGAGATTTTCTCCGGCTCCTCACGCGCCGCCGTTTCTTCGATTCCCGTACTCGATCTTCCCCTAGTTGATGGTAGAGATGTCTACTTCGATGTTCGGACTCAAGGTTTTGATTACCGTGAAGTCTTCGGTTTTAACGATCTCGATTTAGCTCCTTCCTATGAAGACCTTTTTTACCAGCAGAGGTCTACTACGGTGGTTGGTCTTTGTTATTCCTCCGACGATGCTTG gACTCCTGAAGAAGTAGAGTCATGCTCAGGAGGTACAGAGCATTCTGGCAAAAGTCCTTGTTTCTCTAATGGTAGAGATTCATATGATTCCGTTGATGGAAGCACTGAGTTCAACATGTCTTATAACAAAGCTAGCGGCGGCGGGGATACAAATATGTCAAGTGGTGGTGGTGTCATACGTGTAGCTGGCTACACTGCTGCAGTTGATGAAATGATTTGTGCTGGTGGAACAACTAAGGAGACTGGGCCCTCTTCTCTTGGCAGCAGAGGTACAACAAGTAGATTTGCCTTTGAAGACAAGTATTACACTTGTGAAccttttgttactgtttctgaGATTGGTTTGAAGACTCATCCTACTGGGATCCCACCTCCTTCGAGGCCACCTCCTGTATTAAAGAGCGGCTTTAGAAGTTCGGCATCTAATTCTGGAACCACCGGATCAGAAGGATCTGCGGATAGTAGTTGTTCTCCACCGTTTTTTGATGTTGAGGTTGATGCTAGTTCCGCTGCTGTGAGAGAAGCTATGGTTAAAGCTGAGGCAAAGCTGAAAAATTCTAAAGAGCTGTTTGAAAGGAAGAGGGATGGGGCAAGGACCACCACGAAGAATAGATTGACTGAGGAATCGAAACCGGGCCATACAGCGGGTTTGAGGGATAAACGTGGAAGTAAGTCACTCTCTTCTCAAGGGTCTGCAGACTCTGATGAATGGAAAGAAGCTAATCAGTTTGTTGAATTGGTGAGAACTGAGCTACCAAGAAATGCTGATGAGAACAGTGGTGGGAAAGATGTTTGTATTCCCCTTAATGCAGAGTTTTTCGATCAGGAGCTGACATGGGCAGCCAATGGGAAATTGCCAAAACACCCTGGAACGAGAAAGGTAGCATCTAGGCTTAAGAGACATGAGAAAAAGCTTGCAGAAAAGGCTCCTGAAGAGCCAAAGAATGAGAAATCGGGACATGTGGAGCTGCAATTTGAGATGGGAAACAATTTGTCTGATCATGGTGGGATAGTGAAACACAGAAATCTGCTCAGACCAGAAGAAAACAAGCTCTTTACTGAAAAGcctgcaaaacaaaagaaggaatTGCACTGTGTAGAGAAAACAAAACGCATACAAAATCAACAATCGGATAGAAAACCACATCAGAAAGCAGCTGAAAAGAACCAGGAATGTGTGTTTGAGTGGGAACAAAATGCGAGAAAGCTCAGGGAGGCTCTTGGTAATGAAAGCATGCTAGAGGTCTCCTTGGAATCGAACGGAAATGGTAAAAAATTGGGAATGCGTGGTGAAAGTGAGACAAAACTGAATGAGGCCTTGAAGCGGGTGGAGGAGGAAACTAGGGTCAAAGAGGCTCGtgtaagagaagaaaatgagagaagagaaagagaagctttTGAGAAGGCAGAAAATGAGAAAAGTCGTAAGGCAGCATTGGAGcaagaagaaagggaaaaaaagattaaggtAGCTcgtgaaaaagaagagaatgaacGGAGAGTGGCAGAGGCTCGTGAAAAGGCAGAACAAGAAAGGAAAATGAAAGAACAGCAAGAGTTAGAATTGCGGCTAAAAGAAGCTTTTGAAAGGGAAGAAAAGAACCGTAGAATGAGAGAGGCCAATGAGAAGGCAGAGAGTGAAAGGAAAATGAAAGTTGCATTTGAACAAGAGAAGGAACGAAGGATAAAAGAAGCAcgtgaaaaggaagaaaacgagCGAAGAATAAAAGAGGCTCTTGAGGAGGCGGAGCGAAGGCTGAAAGAAACTCTTgaacaagaagagaaggaaaggcagattaaagagtttcaagagagagaagaaaatgagaggAGCGCTAAAGAGGCTCTCGAGCAGGCAGAGACTGAGAGGAGGTTGAAAGAAGCccttgagaaaaaggagaaagaaaggagGGTGAAAGAGGCAcgtgaaaaagaagagaatgagaagaggCTGAAAGAAGCTATGGAgctagaagaaaaagaaaaaaggctGATAGAAGCTTTTGAGAGAGCAGAGATTGAGAGAAGACTGAAAGAGGATCTTGAACAGGAAGAGATGAGGATAAAGCTGCAAGTAGCCAAGGAtaatgaagaaagagaaagaacacaTAGAGAAAATCAAGAGCATCAGGAAAATGAAAGAGATTCAGGAGAAGAAAGTGacgagaaagaaagagatgctTGTGAAATAGAGAAAACCTGTGAAACCATCACAGAGGATCATGGAGAGCAAGCATCTAATGAAAGTCTTAGCGACAGTCTAGAAGAGGATGAGAGTATAGACAACGAAGAACCAGTGACCaaccaaaaggaagaagaagaaggaccaaGCCAGAGAGAATCTATGTCCGAAGACTCCTGTCCTTGGAAGGTTTTTGAGAAGAACCTCAAAGACGCCAGCCAAAAGGAAGGAACCAATGAGCTGGATGCTGAATCCAGGTTGTTTGAGAGGAATGAAGAGGCACCACAGTTGAGTGAAAATGGAggatataaacaacaaaatggAGAATCAGGTGAGAAATGCAACTCCGAGAATATCAAAGGAGGAAAGCACAAACAGAAAAGTAAAATGTCTGATACCTCTAAAGATGCATCAGTTCTCAAACGAGACAACGGGTCGAAAACTGAAGTTGAAGAAAGATCAGAAGACGTTGTAGATGAAGACGAAAATGTCAGAAAAGCAGCAGGTGCTGGTAGGGATCAAAGGCATCCAGAGGGAAGTAAGTGCGCTCCCAAAACATCCACTGGTTTCAGAAACCATGAAAATAAATTCACCCATGAGACCCAAGCAGGTCTAAATCAAGATGCAAAATTGGAAAGACCGTTGCCTTTTCGAGTGCAACGTGAGAAAGAAGTAGAGAGGCTGAAGCGAGAAAGAGACTTTGAGATGGAGCGCTTAagaaagatagaagaagaaagggagagggaaagagagagagagaaggatcgAATGGCTTTTGACCAGAGAGCCTTGGCTGATGCACGTGAAAGATTGGAGAAAGCATGCGCTGAGGCTAGAGAGAAGTCTTTGCCTGATAAGTTATCAATAGAGGCAAGACTTAGAGCAGAACGTGCGGCAGTGGAGAGAGCAACTGCTGAAGCTCGTGAACGTGCAGCTGAAAAGGCTGCTTTTGAGGCGAGGGAGCGAATGGAAAGATCCGTTTCTGATAAGCAATTTCAGAGTTCAGGTTTCTTTGGTGAACGAATGGAGAGATCAGTTTCTGATAAGCAATTTCAGAATTCAGTCTCTTTTGGTGCTTCAAGATATCAAAACTCTCCTG GTACTGATGGTGAATCGCCTCAAAGGTATACATCGAGATTAGAAAGGCATCGGAGAACAGCTGATCGTGTG GCTAAAGCGTTAGCAGAGAAGAACATGCGTGATCTTGTGGCTCAGAGAGAACAAGCAGAAAGAATT AGAGTCGCTGAAACCTTGGATGCGGAAGTAAAGAGATGGTCAAGTGGAAAAGAAGGAAACATAAGAGCATTACTCTCAACATTACAATAC ATCCTTGGTCCCGAGAGTGGTTGGCAACCTATACCATTAACAGAAGTCATAACTTCAGCAGCCGTGAAGCGAGCTTACAGGAAAGCAACACTTTGTGTTCATCCAGACAAATTACAGCAACGTGGTGCAAACGTTCATCAGAAATATATCTGTGAAAAAGTCTTCGATCTTCTTAAG GAAGCTTGGAACAGATTCAACTCAGAAGAAAGGTAG
- the LOC104721125 gene encoding uncharacterized protein LOC104721125 → MQMLRSLSTRTRSRRGGYERVSDDSSFSLLGAKLRRSTSVPYYAPSIKLGTGGVPTILEELPRQKSKKVKPTSKFSHPIFSLFYGKKKKSTTTKPEFSRYLEYLKEGGMWDARANAPVIYYK, encoded by the coding sequence atgcaaatgctaagaagcttgagcACGAGGACAAGAAGCCGTCGTGGAGGATATGAAAGAGTGAGTGATGATTCAAGTTTCAGTTTACTCGGAGCAAAGCTAAGAAGATCGACGAGTGTTCCTTACTACGCCCCATCTATAAAGCTTGGTACCGGTGGTGTTCCGACCATTCTTGAGGAGCTTCCTCGTCAGAAATCCAAGAAAGTCAAACCAACAAGCAAATTTAGCCACCCAATCTTTAGTCTTTTCTacggaaagaagaagaagtcgacgACGACGAAGCCCGAGTTCTCTAGGTATCTTGAGTATTTGAAAGAAGGTGGTATGTGGGATGCGAGAGCTAATGCGCCTGTTATTTACTACAAGTAG
- the LOC104721121 gene encoding pheophytinase, chloroplastic: protein MSAACAVTPSVRTELFSSTSKRSIFPAQICRPRNKCEISRREFAIRGGIVASGVSVMGTSSASQSLPGSERLAFKPEGYNFWEWRGHKIHYVVQGEGLPLVLIHGFGASVFHWRYNIPELAKKYKVYALDLLGFGWSDKALIDYDAMVWTDQVIDFMKEIVKEPAVVVGNSLGGFTALTVAVGLPEQVTGVALLNSAGQFASESRKREEVDESVITKFIVKPFKEIFQRVVLGFLFWQAKQPSRIESVLKSVYIDSTNVDDYLVESISKPATDPNAGEVYYRLMTRFLTNQSKYTLDSVLSQMTCPLLLVWGDLDPWVGPTKAEKIKAYYSNSSLVHLQAGHCPHDEVPEAVNKALLDWLSINVASKPSSPKALEI from the exons ATGTCTGCTGCATGTGCTGTAACACCGTCTGTTAGGACAGAGTTGTTCAGCTCAACATCTAAAAGATCAATCTTTCCTGCTCAAATTTGTCGACCCA GGAACAAATGTGAAATCAGCAGAAGGGAATTTGCAATTAGAGGAGGGATTGTTGCTTCTGGAGTTTCAGTCATGGGtacttcttctgcttctcaGTCTCTTCCAG GTAGTGAGAGGTTGGCTTTTAAGCCAGAAGGGTATAACTTTTGGGAATGGAGAGGTCACAAGATTCATTATGTGGTTCAAGGAGAAGGCTTACCTCTTGTTCTTATTCATGGATTTGGTGCTTCTGTCTTTCATTGGAG GTATAACATTCCTGAATTGGCTAAGAAATACAAGGTGTATGCCTTGGACTTACTCGGTTTCGGATGGAGTGACAAAGCTCTCATAGACTATGATGCCATGGTTTGGACAGATCAAGTTATTGATTTCATGAAAGAGATTGTGAAAGAGCCAGCTGTTGTTGTCGGAAACAG CCTTGGGGGATTCACAGCCTTGACAGTTGCGGTAGGATTACCTGAGCAGGTCACAGGAGTTGCACTTCTAAACTCTGCGGGACAATTTGCATCTGAGAGTAGAAAACGAGAGGAAGTTGATGAATCCGTGATAACCAAGTTTATAGTTAAGCCATTTAAAGAAATATTCCAACGCGTGGTTCTCGGGTTCTTGTTCTGGCAAGCCAAGCAGCCATCTCGGATTGAATCTGTCTTAAAGAGT GTGTACATAGACTCAACTAATGTCGATGACTACCTCGTCGAATCCATTTCAAAACCTGCAACAGATCCAAATGCTGGAGAAGTATACTACAG ATTGATGACAAGGTTCTTAACGAACCAGAGTAAATACACTCTAGATAGTGTTCTAAGTCAGATGACTTGTCCGCTTCTGTTGGTTTGGGGAGATCTTGACCCGTGGGTCGGTCCTACTAAAGCCGAGAAAATCAAAGCATATTACTCCAACTCATCGCTCGTGCACTTACAAGCAGGGCATTGTCCTCATGACGAAGTCCCGGAAGCTGTAAACAAGGCTTTGTTGGATTGGTTGTCCATTAATGTAGCTTCAAAACCATCTTCTCCTAAAGCCTTGGAAATATAA
- the LOC104721120 gene encoding transcription factor BEE 2 isoform X3, protein MDLSVLDRLKWLQQQQLVSPEFLQIIGSDGREELKRVESYLGNNNDELQSFRHFPEFGPDYDTIDGCISRTSSFHMEPVKNNEDNRAIALQNKRKPEGKAEKREKKKIKAEVETESSMKGKSNMSNTETSSEIQKPDYIHVRARRGEATDRHSLAERARREKISKKMKCLQDIVPGCNKVTGKAGMLDEIINYVQSLQQQVEFLSMKLSVINPELESHIDELSAKQFQAYFTGLPEAVSKQSMMADFRSFPLHQQGSLDYAVINANQTTSLGAKDQTSSSWETNSQCLYSSFRTDSVSNFFSLK, encoded by the exons ATGGACTTGTCTGTACTTGATAGGCTTAAATGGCTACAACAGCAACAATTGGTTTCACCTGAGTTTCTTCAGATAATTGGCTCAGATGGGAGAGAAGAGCTCAAGAGAGTTGAGAGTTATTTGGGAAACAACAATGATGAGTTGCAGAGTTTCAGACATTTTCCAGAATTCGGACCAGATTATGATACTATTGATGGCTGCATTTCCAGGACAAGCAGCTTCCATATGGAACCAGTGAAGAACAATGAAGATAACAGAGCCATTGCCTTGCAGAACAAGAGAAAACCAGAG GGTAaggcagagaagagagagaagaagaagatcaaagcaGAGGTTGAAACAGAGTCAAGCATGAAAGGAAAATCAAACATGAGCAACACAGAGACATCTTCAGAGATCCAGAAACCAGATTACATCCATGTGAGAGCTAGACGAGGTGAAGCCACAGACAGACATAGCTTAGCGGAAAGG GCAAGGAGAGAAAAGATAAGCAAGAAGATGAAATGTCTTCAAGATATTGTTCCTGGATGCAACAAAGTTACTGGAAAAGCCGGTATGCTTGATGAGATCATCAACTATGTCCAATCTCTACAACAGCAAGTCGAGTTCCTGTCGATGAAACTCTCTGTCATTAACCCAGAACTTGAGTCTCATATCGATGAATTATCCGCAAAACAG TTTCAGGCTTACTTCACAGGACTTCCAGAAGCTGTTTCGAAGCAGTCAATGATGGCGGATTTTAGATCTTTTCCTTTACATCAGCAAGGATCTCTGGATTACGCAGTCATAAACGCAAACCAAACCACATCTCTCGGCGCT AAAGATCAGACATCTTCAAGCTGGGAAACTAACTCACAATGTCTTTACAGCAGCTTCAGAACCGATTCCGTTTCCAATTTCTTCAGCCTCAAGTAA
- the LOC104721120 gene encoding transcription factor BEE 2 isoform X1 has product MDLSVLDRLKWLQQQQLVSPEFLQIIGSDGREELKRVESYLGNNNDELQSFRHFPEFGPDYDTIDGCISRTSSFHMEPVKNNEDNRAIALQNKRKPELLVFKGKAEKREKKKIKAEVETESSMKGKSNMSNTETSSEIQKPDYIHVRARRGEATDRHSLAERARREKISKKMKCLQDIVPGCNKVTGKAGMLDEIINYVQSLQQQVEFLSMKLSVINPELESHIDELSAKQFQAYFTGLPEAVSKQSMMADFRSFPLHQQGSLDYAVINANQTTSLGAKDQTSSSWETNSQCLYSSFRTDSVSNFFSLK; this is encoded by the exons ATGGACTTGTCTGTACTTGATAGGCTTAAATGGCTACAACAGCAACAATTGGTTTCACCTGAGTTTCTTCAGATAATTGGCTCAGATGGGAGAGAAGAGCTCAAGAGAGTTGAGAGTTATTTGGGAAACAACAATGATGAGTTGCAGAGTTTCAGACATTTTCCAGAATTCGGACCAGATTATGATACTATTGATGGCTGCATTTCCAGGACAAGCAGCTTCCATATGGAACCAGTGAAGAACAATGAAGATAACAGAGCCATTGCCTTGCAGAACAAGAGAAAACCAGAG CTTTTGGTTTTTAAGGGTAaggcagagaagagagagaagaagaagatcaaagcaGAGGTTGAAACAGAGTCAAGCATGAAAGGAAAATCAAACATGAGCAACACAGAGACATCTTCAGAGATCCAGAAACCAGATTACATCCATGTGAGAGCTAGACGAGGTGAAGCCACAGACAGACATAGCTTAGCGGAAAGG GCAAGGAGAGAAAAGATAAGCAAGAAGATGAAATGTCTTCAAGATATTGTTCCTGGATGCAACAAAGTTACTGGAAAAGCCGGTATGCTTGATGAGATCATCAACTATGTCCAATCTCTACAACAGCAAGTCGAGTTCCTGTCGATGAAACTCTCTGTCATTAACCCAGAACTTGAGTCTCATATCGATGAATTATCCGCAAAACAG TTTCAGGCTTACTTCACAGGACTTCCAGAAGCTGTTTCGAAGCAGTCAATGATGGCGGATTTTAGATCTTTTCCTTTACATCAGCAAGGATCTCTGGATTACGCAGTCATAAACGCAAACCAAACCACATCTCTCGGCGCT AAAGATCAGACATCTTCAAGCTGGGAAACTAACTCACAATGTCTTTACAGCAGCTTCAGAACCGATTCCGTTTCCAATTTCTTCAGCCTCAAGTAA
- the LOC104721120 gene encoding transcription factor BEE 2 isoform X2: MDLSVLDRLKWLQQQQLVSPEFLQIIGSDGREELKRVESYLGNNNDELQSFRHFPEFGPDYDTIDGCISRTSSFHMEPVKNNEDNRAIALQNKRKPELLVFKGKAEKREKKKIKAEVETESSMKGKSNMSNTETSSEIQKPDYIHVRARRGEATDRHSLAERARREKISKKMKCLQDIVPGCNKVTGKAGMLDEIINYVQSLQQQVEFLSMKLSVINPELESHIDELSAKQAYFTGLPEAVSKQSMMADFRSFPLHQQGSLDYAVINANQTTSLGAKDQTSSSWETNSQCLYSSFRTDSVSNFFSLK, translated from the exons ATGGACTTGTCTGTACTTGATAGGCTTAAATGGCTACAACAGCAACAATTGGTTTCACCTGAGTTTCTTCAGATAATTGGCTCAGATGGGAGAGAAGAGCTCAAGAGAGTTGAGAGTTATTTGGGAAACAACAATGATGAGTTGCAGAGTTTCAGACATTTTCCAGAATTCGGACCAGATTATGATACTATTGATGGCTGCATTTCCAGGACAAGCAGCTTCCATATGGAACCAGTGAAGAACAATGAAGATAACAGAGCCATTGCCTTGCAGAACAAGAGAAAACCAGAG CTTTTGGTTTTTAAGGGTAaggcagagaagagagagaagaagaagatcaaagcaGAGGTTGAAACAGAGTCAAGCATGAAAGGAAAATCAAACATGAGCAACACAGAGACATCTTCAGAGATCCAGAAACCAGATTACATCCATGTGAGAGCTAGACGAGGTGAAGCCACAGACAGACATAGCTTAGCGGAAAGG GCAAGGAGAGAAAAGATAAGCAAGAAGATGAAATGTCTTCAAGATATTGTTCCTGGATGCAACAAAGTTACTGGAAAAGCCGGTATGCTTGATGAGATCATCAACTATGTCCAATCTCTACAACAGCAAGTCGAGTTCCTGTCGATGAAACTCTCTGTCATTAACCCAGAACTTGAGTCTCATATCGATGAATTATCCGCAAAACAG GCTTACTTCACAGGACTTCCAGAAGCTGTTTCGAAGCAGTCAATGATGGCGGATTTTAGATCTTTTCCTTTACATCAGCAAGGATCTCTGGATTACGCAGTCATAAACGCAAACCAAACCACATCTCTCGGCGCT AAAGATCAGACATCTTCAAGCTGGGAAACTAACTCACAATGTCTTTACAGCAGCTTCAGAACCGATTCCGTTTCCAATTTCTTCAGCCTCAAGTAA